A portion of the Corynebacterium occultum genome contains these proteins:
- a CDS encoding ATP-binding protein has protein sequence MVDNTALAPPLRNPFRPTFGVSPTILAGRDSLLDAFRLGLAEGPGSPFRALLIAGARGMGKTVLLNEFEEAAAAQGWISLRAYPDEHLVTTLAETTIPQAMRHVKGDPPKRMFTGGGIAGVGSINSVPHPDTSSPSPTLITRLRALAKQLRPHGTGVLITLDELQAAHADQLHQLATAVQDLLRDDFDIALVAAGLPEGIERLLQQRGTTFIRRAERIHLRPVSDPEASEMFLATAHAGGREMSTGAAAAATALSVGYPYLMQLTGSLAWAHTSLSGESRITTAQIEAIRTDVIRRMGSQVHGPSLHQVPDRELGLLYTLAELSSAAGMVATGDIAAHLGVKPNALSMARKSLLDRGLVEVPKYGYLSFSLPYLREYLLDSPHHRPIA, from the coding sequence ATGGTTGATAACACTGCGCTCGCCCCGCCCCTGCGCAATCCTTTTCGCCCCACCTTCGGAGTCTCACCCACCATTCTGGCGGGGCGGGACTCCCTCCTGGACGCATTTCGGCTGGGACTGGCGGAAGGGCCGGGAAGCCCGTTCCGTGCCCTGCTCATCGCCGGGGCAAGAGGCATGGGTAAAACCGTTCTCCTCAATGAGTTCGAGGAGGCCGCCGCGGCCCAGGGATGGATCTCGCTGCGCGCCTATCCGGATGAACATCTGGTCACCACCCTGGCTGAGACGACGATCCCCCAGGCCATGAGGCACGTCAAGGGTGATCCACCCAAGCGCATGTTCACCGGTGGCGGCATCGCCGGGGTTGGGTCAATCAACTCGGTTCCTCATCCAGATACCTCCAGCCCCTCCCCGACGTTGATCACCCGGCTCCGCGCCCTGGCCAAGCAACTTCGACCCCATGGCACCGGTGTGCTGATCACCCTCGATGAACTCCAGGCAGCGCACGCGGACCAACTCCATCAACTGGCTACTGCGGTTCAGGATCTGCTCCGCGATGATTTTGATATCGCCCTAGTGGCCGCCGGCCTGCCCGAGGGAATTGAACGCCTGCTTCAGCAACGGGGCACCACCTTCATCAGGCGGGCGGAGCGGATCCACCTCCGGCCGGTTTCTGATCCTGAGGCCAGCGAGATGTTTCTGGCGACCGCCCATGCCGGCGGACGGGAAATGAGCACCGGGGCAGCTGCGGCCGCCACCGCCCTCAGTGTTGGATATCCCTATCTCATGCAGTTGACAGGCTCACTGGCTTGGGCCCACACCTCGCTCTCCGGGGAATCCCGGATCACCACCGCCCAGATCGAAGCCATCAGGACTGATGTGATCAGGCGGATGGGCAGTCAGGTTCATGGGCCTTCCCTGCACCAGGTCCCAGATCGCGAACTGGGCCTGCTCTACACCCTGGCCGAGTTATCTTCGGCAGCTGGGATGGTGGCCACCGGTGATATCGCCGCGCATCTCGGGGTAAAACCCAATGCACTGTCCATGGCGCGCAAGTCCCTCCTCGACCGGGGTCTCGTGGAAGTACCCAAGTACGG
- the mnmA gene encoding tRNA 2-thiouridine(34) synthase MnmA, translated as MRVLAAMSGGVDSAVAASRAVEAGHEVIGVHLALSQDAQQTRESSRGCCSLEDSADARRVCDRLGIPFYVWDFSDRFKEDVIDDFIDSYAAGETPNPCLRCNEKIKFAALLERGIALGFDAVVTGHYARLTQPVDGGDGYLRRSVDPDKDQSYVLGVLGAHEIAHCMFPVGDTLKPQIREEAAGHGFSVAKKPDSYDICFIPDGDTQAFLGRHIGLRPGMIRDQDGTELRDHAGIHEFTIGQRKGLDIKTPAVDGRPRYVTDIDAATGTVTVGPREKLAVMEIHADRLKFLHPAMSGELDCEVQVRAHGGIVKCHASIDRDTDLMVLKLVEPLSGVARGQAAVLYLPDAEGDIVLGSGTICGTVN; from the coding sequence ATGCGGGTTCTGGCGGCAATGAGCGGCGGTGTTGATTCGGCGGTGGCCGCATCCCGGGCGGTGGAGGCCGGTCACGAGGTCATCGGCGTGCACCTGGCACTTTCACAGGACGCCCAGCAAACCCGCGAATCCTCCCGGGGTTGCTGCTCCCTGGAGGACTCCGCCGATGCGCGCCGGGTCTGCGACAGGCTCGGCATCCCCTTCTACGTCTGGGACTTCTCCGACCGTTTCAAGGAGGATGTCATCGATGACTTCATCGACTCTTACGCGGCCGGCGAAACCCCCAACCCCTGCCTGCGCTGCAATGAGAAGATCAAGTTCGCGGCCCTGCTCGAACGCGGTATTGCACTGGGATTCGATGCTGTGGTCACCGGCCATTACGCACGTCTCACCCAGCCGGTGGATGGCGGGGACGGGTACCTGCGCCGCTCCGTCGATCCGGACAAGGATCAGTCCTATGTTCTTGGGGTGCTCGGTGCCCATGAGATCGCGCACTGCATGTTCCCGGTCGGTGACACCCTCAAGCCGCAGATTCGGGAGGAAGCCGCCGGGCATGGTTTCTCGGTGGCCAAGAAGCCGGACTCCTATGACATCTGCTTCATCCCTGACGGCGACACCCAGGCCTTCCTGGGCAGGCACATCGGGCTGCGCCCCGGCATGATCCGGGACCAGGACGGTACTGAGTTGCGTGATCATGCCGGAATCCACGAATTCACCATCGGCCAGCGTAAGGGGCTGGACATCAAGACCCCGGCCGTTGATGGCCGCCCCCGATACGTCACCGATATCGACGCCGCCACCGGCACCGTCACCGTCGGCCCGCGCGAGAAGCTCGCCGTCATGGAGATCCACGCTGACCGCCTGAAGTTCCTGCACCCCGCCATGTCCGGGGAGCTGGACTGCGAGGTCCAGGTCCGGGCCCACGGCGGCATCGTCAAGTGTCACGCCAGCATTGACCGGGACACCGACCTCATGGTGCTCAAGTTGGTGGAACCGCTGTCTGGTGTGGCCCGCGGGCAGGCTGCCGTGCTTTATCTTCCGGATGCGGAGGGAGATATCGTCCTCGGTTCCGGCACTATCTGCGGCACGGTGAACTGA